One window from the genome of Salvia miltiorrhiza cultivar Shanhuang (shh) chromosome 7, IMPLAD_Smil_shh, whole genome shotgun sequence encodes:
- the LOC130994220 gene encoding uncharacterized protein LOC130994220 — translation MIKKELQNMWNISSPWQLIPLGKGYYTIVFQNAEDKQRAKAKLIWEVFNGHLRLREWAKNFDPFKELSSLANVWIRIHYLPIEYWHAEVLAGIARFVGHPLKIDGASITRDFGQFARVLVELDMSKSLPTTLLFDGGDYSFHVEFTYEYLPYYCSKCKITGHSPDKCRKANLPMEATMKPSGKQQAIAKQWQEVSEPGISGGESIPVGLQSEQVRASPAHGNNLIRQEVVEEQHAVQQKVSSCAATLIENSFAALESSEQVVTSHEDVNERDDRILSGPDSLEVVLVPVTSEHQLDDNDEDVDEDIEMETPNGVVNLANNVAAAAEEGNSVRNETLALKDAVAEKQSEVGTDGFVSEQVHSPIQKEVVGDKQSNPTPEDIAGRISRLEEQVNQGMLLLSEPKRGHGRPKGSGKGSELGHTVPTDSIKNRLRNAEGLGFQPSNFVVDHSSSNTMRTMNNIANLRWSDVIAMENDRNKDDYHSNMDFNI, via the coding sequence ATGATTAAAAAGGAGCTTCAGAACATGTGGAATATCAGTTCGCCTTGGCAACTCATTCCTTTGGGTAAAGGATACTATACCATAGTCTTCCAGAACGCAGAGGATAAACAACGAGCTAAAGCCAAGTTGATTTGGGAAGTTTTTAATGGACATCTCCGCCTTCGCGAGTGGGCGAAGAACTTTGATCCGTTTAAAGAACTCTCGTCATTGGCAAACGTTTGGATTCGTATACATTATTTGCCTATCGAATATTGGCATGCGGAGGTGCTGGCTGGAATTGCACGTTTCGTGGGCCATCCGCTGAAGATTGATGGTGCTTCGATTACTCGAGATTTCGGACAGTTCGCTCGTGTTCTTGTGGAGTTAGATATGTCCAAATCTCTCCCTACTACGCTTCTATTTGATGGGGGTGACTATTCTTTTCATGTTGAGTTTACTTACGAGTACTTACCGTATTATTGTTCCAAGTGTAAGATCACGGGGCATTCTCCCGATAAGTGTCGTAAAGCTAATCTGCCAATGGAGGCTACTATGAAGCCGTCTGGAAAACAACAAGCAATTGCGAAACAATGGCAGGAGGTTTCTGAGCCAGGGATTTCTGGGGGTGAATCGATTCCGGTGGGGCTACAATCTGAACAGGTGCGGGCTTCACCAGCACATGGAAATAACTTGATACGACAAGAGGTTGTCGAGGAACAGCATGCGGTGCAGCAGAAGGTCTCATCATGCGCTGCAACCCTTATTGAGAATAGTTTTGCTGCTTTAGAGTCGAGTGAGCAGGTTGTGACGTCCCATGAGGATGTGAACGAGAGGGATGACCGTATTTTGTCAGGGCCTGATTCGTTGGAAGTTGTGCTAGTCCCGGTAACTTCGGAGCATCAACTGGATGACAACGATGAGGATGTGGATGAGGATATAGAGATGGAGACACCGAATGGAGTCGTGAATCTTGCGAACAATGTGGCAGCTGCTGCAGAGGAGGGCAATAGCGTGCGGAATGAAACTTTGGCGCTTAAGGATGCAGTGGCGGAGAAGCAGTCGGAGGTTGGGACAGATGGTTTTGTGAGTGAGCAGGTTCATTCTCCGATTCAAAAGGAGGTTGTTGGAGATAAGCAGTCCAATCCTACTCCGGAGGATATTGCTGGTCGTATAagtcggttagaggagcaggttaatcaAGGGATGTTATTGCTCTCGGAGCCGAAGCGCGGACATGGCCGTCCAAAAGGCTCGGGAAAAGGAAGTGAGCTTGGTCATACAGTTCCGACTGATAGCATTAAAAACCGCCTCAGAAATGCGGAGGGTCTTGGATTTCAGCCGAGCAACTTCGTTGTTGATCATAGTAGCAGCAACACGATGCGTACTATGAACAATATTGCGAACCTCCGTTGGTCGGATGTAATTGCCATGGAAAATGATCGCAACAAGGATGATTATCATTCCAATATggattttaatatttga